A genomic window from Agrobacterium larrymoorei includes:
- a CDS encoding Com family DNA-binding transcriptional regulator: MKNIRCGSCSALLFRAGQGAIANTIEIKCRRCGTMNHLRPAEPIIDRQERPLEELQIGQKA; encoded by the coding sequence ATGAAAAACATTCGTTGTGGCTCCTGTTCAGCCCTTCTTTTTAGGGCTGGACAGGGAGCCATCGCTAACACTATCGAAATCAAGTGCCGCCGTTGCGGCACGATGAACCACCTGAGGCCAGCAGAGCCCATCATTGACCGCCAGGAGCGGCCATTAGAGGAACTGCAAATTGGCCAAAAAGCCTGA
- a CDS encoding GNAT family N-acetyltransferase produces the protein MKIDITNTCQNFESYRSARVKSLFNVDDGSRFEMTAELPIEDTDWRLGLVVGPSGSGKTTLGRHIFGRDKTAAIEWPIDRPIIDAIDPEGSFDNATAALSAVGLGSVPSWLRPHSVLSNGERFRADLARLICERPSEVVIDEFTSVVDRQIARIGALAFGKAWRRTGGRAALLSCHYDIIDWLDPDWIFDTATGVFTGRLDRRRPSITMEIRKTDWRWWRYFEPHHYLKLPLMIAADCYVAFVNGEPVAHLAVSTRPGLVEARACRLVVMPEWQGAGVGTRFLNAVCAAWRRGENRYEKPMPTLFHTSHPGLAAALRRDPLWTQVSGVLYGGRKGATEKELGRGNSTKSGYGGHFRAVQGFRYIEGVEVRECA, from the coding sequence ATGAAAATTGACATCACCAACACCTGCCAGAACTTTGAAAGCTATCGTTCCGCAAGGGTGAAAAGCCTGTTCAACGTGGATGATGGAAGCCGGTTTGAAATGACGGCGGAGCTTCCGATCGAGGACACTGACTGGAGACTAGGGCTTGTCGTGGGGCCGTCTGGGTCTGGTAAAACCACGCTCGGCCGCCACATTTTCGGCAGGGACAAAACCGCCGCAATCGAATGGCCGATCGACCGGCCGATCATTGATGCGATCGACCCGGAAGGTTCCTTCGATAATGCCACTGCCGCGCTATCGGCCGTTGGCTTGGGATCAGTGCCGAGTTGGCTACGGCCGCATTCGGTTCTCTCTAACGGTGAGCGTTTCCGGGCCGATCTTGCGCGCCTCATTTGCGAACGGCCGAGCGAAGTCGTCATTGACGAATTCACGTCGGTCGTTGACCGGCAAATCGCTCGCATCGGTGCCCTCGCTTTCGGCAAAGCGTGGCGGCGAACTGGCGGTCGGGCTGCTCTCCTGTCCTGCCATTACGACATCATTGATTGGCTCGATCCCGATTGGATTTTCGACACAGCGACAGGTGTTTTCACCGGGAGGTTAGATCGGCGACGTCCCTCGATCACAATGGAAATCCGCAAGACCGACTGGAGATGGTGGCGCTATTTTGAACCGCATCACTATCTGAAACTCCCGCTGATGATTGCTGCCGATTGTTACGTTGCTTTCGTCAACGGGGAGCCGGTGGCACACCTCGCGGTGTCCACCCGGCCGGGCCTCGTAGAGGCTCGCGCCTGCCGCCTCGTCGTCATGCCAGAGTGGCAAGGGGCGGGTGTCGGGACGCGGTTTCTCAACGCGGTTTGCGCGGCATGGCGTAGAGGTGAAAACCGATATGAAAAGCCCATGCCGACGCTCTTCCACACTTCACATCCGGGCCTCGCCGCAGCACTGCGGCGCGACCCACTTTGGACGCAGGTTTCCGGTGTTCTCTACGGCGGCCGAAAGGGCGCGACGGAGAAGGAACTCGGCCGTGGGAACTCGACGAAGTCGGGCTATGGCGGTCACTTCCGCGCCGTCCAGGGTTTCAGATACATCGAAGGGGTAGAGGTGCGAGAATGCGCATAG
- a CDS encoding formyltransferase family protein codes for MRIALIGQKWIGAQVLDAIGGAAAVQIVAAPDKEDRLAAAAEKAGIKTFIYGGRGLNDLVLPEPVDMLITAGSFAFVPESLRASAKWCVGYHPSLLPLYKGKRAIEDAIQAGESVTGGSVYHLTGDMDAGDIVFQDWCFIRKGDTPAEIWRRCLAPLGVELLARTVDHLESYGFVPATAQGELV; via the coding sequence ATGCGCATAGCGTTGATTGGACAGAAGTGGATCGGAGCGCAGGTTTTGGACGCGATCGGCGGCGCTGCTGCGGTGCAGATCGTAGCAGCACCTGACAAGGAAGACAGACTAGCGGCGGCAGCGGAGAAGGCGGGCATTAAGACATTCATCTATGGCGGGCGGGGATTGAATGATCTCGTTTTGCCAGAGCCCGTCGATATGCTGATCACGGCCGGTTCCTTCGCGTTTGTCCCGGAAAGCCTTCGGGCAAGCGCTAAGTGGTGTGTGGGCTATCATCCGTCACTCCTTCCCCTCTATAAGGGCAAGCGTGCGATCGAGGACGCGATCCAGGCAGGGGAAAGCGTGACAGGCGGATCAGTCTATCACTTGACCGGGGACATGGACGCTGGCGACATTGTGTTTCAGGATTGGTGCTTCATTCGCAAGGGCGATACACCAGCTGAAATCTGGCGACGGTGCCTCGCGCCGCTTGGTGTAGAATTGCTCGCCAGAACCGTTGACCATCTGGAGAGTTATGGTTTCGTACCCGCCACTGCGCAGGGCGAACTTGTCTAG
- a CDS encoding c-type cytochrome, which translates to MKFKTIAASILIGCLCAGAVSAAGEVEKREGLMKQIGGAMGALGAIAKGEKPYDAEAVKTAVTTISTNAKAFPDQFPAGSEGGAASPAIWQNFADFKAKSEKLGADADAVLAQLPTDQASTGAALKTLGADCSSCHQAYRVKK; encoded by the coding sequence ATGAAATTCAAGACGATTGCCGCATCCATTCTCATAGGCTGTCTTTGCGCCGGAGCGGTTTCCGCTGCCGGCGAGGTTGAAAAGCGCGAAGGCTTGATGAAGCAGATCGGCGGCGCCATGGGTGCGCTCGGCGCGATCGCCAAAGGTGAAAAGCCCTACGACGCCGAGGCCGTGAAGACCGCTGTCACCACCATCAGTACCAACGCCAAGGCGTTCCCGGATCAGTTCCCGGCTGGCTCCGAGGGAGGCGCTGCGTCGCCTGCCATCTGGCAGAACTTTGCGGACTTCAAGGCAAAGTCGGAAAAGCTCGGTGCGGATGCCGATGCAGTTCTCGCACAGCTGCCAACCGATCAGGCCAGCACGGGTGCTGCCCTGAAGACGCTCGGTGCCGATTGCAGCTCCTGCCATCAGGCCTATCGCGTGAAGAAGTAA
- a CDS encoding cytochrome c, with protein sequence MASIWAKLAGGVAVAGLAGFGIFMWVTAPERQPPSHWANLGEPDLANGETLFWAGGCASCHAAPNASGDALKTLSGGQALPSPFGTFHVPNISPDPQHGIGSWTVAEFGDAMTRGVGKNGEHLYPSFPYTSYARMTAQDINDLFGYLKTLPASTNDAPPHDLPFPLDMRLALGGWKFLYFDKGAPRVQLANAGMDVARGQYLVEGPGHCGECHTPRTALGGLIADKWLAGGPNPEGEGTIPDITPGSQAIGSWTVADIANYLETGFTPEFDSVGGSMVKVQQNMAKLSAEDRNAIAAYLKAVPAR encoded by the coding sequence ATGGCGTCCATCTGGGCAAAGCTGGCAGGCGGGGTTGCGGTCGCAGGTCTTGCCGGTTTCGGCATTTTCATGTGGGTGACGGCACCTGAGCGCCAACCGCCAAGCCATTGGGCCAATCTGGGTGAGCCCGATCTTGCCAATGGCGAGACGCTGTTTTGGGCGGGCGGATGTGCAAGCTGTCATGCTGCCCCGAATGCCAGCGGCGATGCCTTGAAGACGCTGTCCGGTGGTCAGGCCTTGCCAAGCCCCTTCGGCACCTTCCACGTGCCCAATATTTCACCTGATCCGCAGCACGGCATCGGAAGCTGGACGGTGGCCGAGTTCGGCGACGCCATGACCCGAGGCGTGGGAAAGAATGGCGAACATCTCTATCCTTCCTTCCCCTATACGTCCTATGCGCGCATGACAGCGCAGGATATCAACGATCTCTTCGGCTACCTGAAGACGTTGCCTGCCAGCACCAATGACGCGCCGCCTCACGATTTGCCATTCCCGCTCGATATGCGACTGGCTCTCGGCGGCTGGAAGTTCCTTTATTTCGACAAGGGCGCGCCGCGCGTGCAGCTTGCCAATGCCGGCATGGATGTGGCGCGCGGCCAATATCTGGTGGAAGGCCCAGGCCATTGCGGCGAATGCCACACGCCACGCACGGCGCTTGGCGGGCTGATCGCGGATAAGTGGCTGGCAGGCGGCCCAAACCCGGAAGGCGAGGGGACGATCCCCGACATCACGCCGGGTTCGCAAGCCATCGGCTCCTGGACCGTTGCCGATATAGCCAACTATCTCGAAACCGGTTTTACACCGGAGTTCGACAGCGTCGGTGGTTCGATGGTCAAGGTGCAGCAGAATATGGCCAAGCTCTCCGCCGAAGATCGCAATGCAATCGCCGCTTATCTCAAGGCCGTTCCGGCGCGTTGA
- a CDS encoding CbtB domain-containing protein: MSIQQNTASSAVSSTTSKLLQALSAVALGLFIVGFVGFSHVEAMHNAAHDTRHANAFPCH; this comes from the coding sequence ATGTCTATCCAACAGAACACGGCGTCGAGCGCCGTTTCCTCCACCACATCGAAACTCTTGCAGGCGCTGAGTGCTGTTGCACTTGGTTTGTTCATTGTCGGTTTCGTCGGCTTCTCGCATGTCGAGGCCATGCATAATGCGGCGCATGATACGCGCCACGCCAACGCTTTCCCCTGCCATTGA